A region of Salvia splendens isolate huo1 chromosome 17, SspV2, whole genome shotgun sequence DNA encodes the following proteins:
- the LOC121774967 gene encoding protein FAR-RED IMPAIRED RESPONSE 1 isoform X1, translating into MRLDLHRQSIEKAADSAPITIDCEASNREFESKEEAFTFYKEHALAVGFSAIIKASRRSRISGKFIDAKFVCTRYGAKPETSVDPEIAGNAQSKKKRGRINRSWSKTDCKACMHVKRRQDGRWIVSNFVKDHNHDLVIDDPGLRNVRRKKMCVSSARARAESFSGDAQVLLEYFSSMQDENPYFFYAVDLSKEQLLRNVFWADAKGRIDYFNFGDVVLFDTMYKRNESKLPFVPFIGMNNHFEFSLLGCGFVADESKSSYAWLLRAWLRSVRGRAPKIILTDQDIVLKEAVAEVFPASRHCFALWHVFSKIPEKLGYAMRQHEEFVEKFHKCILKSQTEEQFEKRWWKMVDRFELRSDKWIQSLHDDRLRWAPVYMKGAFLAGLSSPQRLESVVSALDRSLLRKTSIKEFLQQYKTMLDERYEEEARADVDSWQRQPGLKSPSPYGKQMAQIYTHAVFKKFQAEVLGVVACHPKVEGRDEDATTAFKVHDFEANQVYRVTWNEETEDASCGCRMFEYNGFLCRHVMIVLQICGVNSIPAKYILQRWTKNAKNGEEASRADGLESRDERCSDLYERACKLGDVASWCQETYRVTFAAVEEAVRKCENINNSVERLEHVSLSRPSLPSNNALQESGGVIQGKTKTEEINSGKEKVHLEQETTTTGLQWDQMGYLNFRASTLDCCYGPQQTEQGMV; encoded by the exons ATGAGACTTGATCTTCATCGTCAATCAATCGAAAAAGCAGCTGATTCCGCTCCAATCACCATCGACTGCGAAGCCAGCAATCGCGAATTCGAGTCCAAAGAGGAGGCGTTCACCTTCTACAAAGAGCACGCACTAGCCGTTGGATTCTCCGCCATCATAAAGGCCAGTCGTCGATCGAGAATCTCCGGCAAATTCATCGATGCGAAGTTCGTCTGCACTCGCTATGGCGCCAAGCCAGAAACTAGTGTGGATCCAGAAATCGCAGGAAATGCCCAATCGAAGAAGAAACGAGGCCGTATCAATCGATCGTGGTCGAAAACGGATTGCAAAGCTTGTATGCACGTGAAGAGGAGGCAGGATGGGAGGTGGATCGTGAGCAATTTCGTGAAGGACCATAATCACGATCTCGTTATCGATGATCCCGGTTTGAGAAATgtgaggaggaagaagatgtgTGTGAGTTCGGCTCGAGCTCGAGCTGAGAGCTTCTCAGGCGACGCGCAGGTGTTGCTCGAGTATTTCTCGTCTATGCAAGACGAGAATCCCTACTTCTTTTACGCGGTTGATCTGAGCAAAGAGCAGCTTCTGAGGAATGTGTTTTGGGCTGATGCAAAAGGGAGGATTGATTATTTCAATTTCGGAGATGTGGTGTTGTTTGACACAATGTATAAAAGGAATGAGTCTAAGTTGCCATTTGTACCTTTCATTGGGATGAACAATCACTTTGAGTTCTCGCTGCTTGGCTGTGGATTTGTCGCAGACGAGAGCAAATCATCGTACGCGTGGCTGCTTCGCGCCTGGCTGAGATCAGTGCGCGGCCGAGCACCTAAGATCATCCTGACCGATCAGGACATCGTGCTGAAGGAGGCCGTGGCTGAGGTTTTCCCCGCCTCTCGACATTGCTTTGCTCTGTGGCACGTGTTTAGTAAGATCCCGGAGAAGCTAGGTTACGCGATGAGGCAGCACGAGGAGTTTGTGGAGAAGTTTCACAAGTGCATTCTCAAGTCTCAGACTGAGGAACAGTTTGAGAAACGGTGGTGGAAAATGGTCGATAGGTTCGAGCTGAGGAGCGATAAGTGGATTCAGTCGTTGCACGATGATCGCCTGAGATGGGCCCCGGTGTATATGAAAGGCGCGTTTTTGGCAGGGCTGTCGTCTCCGCAGCGTTTGGAGAGCGTGGTTTCTGCTCTAGACAGAAGCTTGCTGCGTAAGACGAGCATCAAGGAGTTTCTGCAACAGTATAAGACGATGTTAGACGAGAGATACGAGGAGGAAGCAAGAGCAGATGTCGACAGTTGGCAGAGGCAGCCGGGATTGAAGTCCCCGTCTCCGTATGGGAAACAGATGGCTCAGATATACACTCATGCCGTGTTCAAGAAGTTCCAAGCCGAGGTCTTGGGGGTGGTCGCTTGTCACCCGAAGGTGGAAGGAAGAGACGAGGATGCAACGACTGCGTTCAAAGTCCATGACTTTGAGGCAAACCAGGTTTATCGTGTAACATGGAACGAAGAGACAGAAGATGCATCGTGTGGGTGCCGGATGTTTGAGTACAACGGATTCCTTTGTAGACATGTGATGATTGTTCTTCAAATTTGCGGTGTGAATAGCATACCGGCTAAATATATCTTGCAGAGGTGGACAAAGAATGCGAAGAATGGAGAGGAAGCGAGTCGAGCTGATGGATTGGAGTCGAGGGATGAACGTTGCAGTGATCTGTACGAGCGCGCGTGTAAACTGGGCGATGTAGCTTCGTGGTGCCAAGAGACATACAGAGTTACCTTTGCTGCAGTAGAAGAGGCTGTTAGAAAGTGTGAAAACATTAACAATTCAGTCGAAAGACTCGAACACGTGTCGCTGTCACGCCCCAGTTTGCCTTCCAATAATGCTCTTCAAGAATCTGGAGGAGTAATTCAGGGCAAGACTAAAACAGAGGAAATCAACTCAGGGAAAGAAAAA GTGCATCTGGAGCAGGAGACAACAACTACTGGGCTGCAATGGGACCAAATG GGATATTTGAATTTTCGAGCATCAACGCTCGATTGTTGCTACGGACCACAGCAAACCGAACAAGGGATGGTGTGA
- the LOC121775424 gene encoding uncharacterized protein LOC121775424, with protein sequence MRDHHGERVVVTADNSTHPVAKEGDVTIDVVGNPSTKSVKLHDVYHVPDLIGPTRTPSCSSHCYVMVLVDDHSRFTWVKFLKEKSEALSKFMEFRDAVEKKFGKIKCLRSDNGGEYMSDALYILRRQWHSTTNDLSRHSSAERCSGKKTSSSHLSLSFMAA encoded by the exons ATGCGTGATCACCATGGAGAGAGAGTTGTTGTCACTGCAGACAACTCAACTCATCCAGTAGCCAAAGAAGGTGACGTGACCATTGACGTTGTCGGAAATCCATCAACCAAAAGTGTCAAGTTGCATGATGTTTACCACGTTCCAG ATTTGATAGGACCGACTAGAACACCGAGCTGCAGCAGTCATTGCTATGTTATGGTGTTGGTGGATGATCACTCAAGGTTCACTTgggtgaaatttttgaaagaaaaGAGTGAGGCTCTGTCCAAGTTTATGGAGTTCAGAGATGCTGTTGAAAAGAAGTTCGGGAAGATAAAGTGCCTCCGCAGTGATAATGGTGGAGAATACATGTCAGATGCTCTTTATATATTGCGAAGACAATGGCATTCAACGACAAATGACTTGTCCAGACACTCCTCAGCAGAACGGTGTAGCGGAAAGAAAACTAGTTCATCTCACCTCAGTTTGTCTTTCATGGCTGCATGA
- the LOC121775426 gene encoding secreted RxLR effector protein 161-like: protein MQGVSWSASTWGSLIYLTITKPEISYSIGVVAQFMQNPSYHLDAAKRILRYVKGTLSYRLLYKNCDNFLLSGFVDANWAGDPNDRRSTTGYCFSTGSAVISWCSKKQETLALSSSEAEYVATTMAAQECVWVKRVIGDMLQNVDYPVKIRCGNESAIKLASNPVFHARTKHIEVRHLVRRF from the coding sequence ATGCAAGGAGTCTCTTGGAGCGCTTCAACATGGGGGAGTTTGATTTATTTGACTATCACAAAGCCCGAGATCTCATACTCTATTGGTGTGGTTGCTCAATTTATGCAAAATCCGAGTTATCATCTAGATGCTGCAAAGAGGATCTTGCGTTATGTGAAAGGAACTCTAAGCTACAGACTTCTATACAAGAATTGTGATAACTTCTTGTTGAGTGGATTTGTTGATGCAAATTGGGCCGGAGATCCAAATGATCGTCGGTCAACTACGGGATACTGTTTTAGTACTGGTTCAGCGGTCATTTCGTGGTGTTCAAAGAAACAAGAAACTTTGGCCTTGTCAAGTAGTGAAGCAGAATATGTTGCAACAACCATGGCTGCACAAGAATGTGTTTGGGTGAAGAGAGTGATCGGAGATATGCTACAGAACGTCGACTATCCTGTGAAGATCAGGTGCGGCAATGAAAGTGCTATAAAGCTCGCTTCAAATCCAGTTTTTCATGCTCGTACGAAGCACATTGAAGTTCGACATCTCGTGAGAAGGTTCTGA
- the LOC121774967 gene encoding protein FAR-RED IMPAIRED RESPONSE 1 isoform X2: MRLDLHRQSIEKAADSAPITIDCEASNREFESKEEAFTFYKEHALAVGFSAIIKASRRSRISGKFIDAKFVCTRYGAKPETSVDPEIAGNAQSKKKRGRINRSWSKTDCKACMHVKRRQDGRWIVSNFVKDHNHDLVIDDPGLRNVRRKKMCVSSARARAESFSGDAQVLLEYFSSMQDENPYFFYAVDLSKEQLLRNVFWADAKGRIDYFNFGDVVLFDTMYKRNESKLPFVPFIGMNNHFEFSLLGCGFVADESKSSYAWLLRAWLRSVRGRAPKIILTDQDIVLKEAVAEVFPASRHCFALWHVFSKIPEKLGYAMRQHEEFVEKFHKCILKSQTEEQFEKRWWKMVDRFELRSDKWIQSLHDDRLRWAPVYMKGAFLAGLSSPQRLESVVSALDRSLLRKTSIKEFLQQYKTMLDERYEEEARADVDSWQRQPGLKSPSPYGKQMAQIYTHAVFKKFQAEVLGVVACHPKVEGRDEDATTAFKVHDFEANQVYRVTWNEETEDASCGCRMFEYNGFLCRHVMIVLQICGVNSIPAKYILQRWTKNAKNGEEASRADGLESRDERCSDLYERACKLGDVASWCQETYRVTFAAVEEAVRKCENINNSVERLEHVSLSRPSLPSNNALQESGGVIQGKTKTEEINSGKEKETTTTGLQWDQMGYLNFRASTLDCCYGPQQTEQGMV, encoded by the exons ATGAGACTTGATCTTCATCGTCAATCAATCGAAAAAGCAGCTGATTCCGCTCCAATCACCATCGACTGCGAAGCCAGCAATCGCGAATTCGAGTCCAAAGAGGAGGCGTTCACCTTCTACAAAGAGCACGCACTAGCCGTTGGATTCTCCGCCATCATAAAGGCCAGTCGTCGATCGAGAATCTCCGGCAAATTCATCGATGCGAAGTTCGTCTGCACTCGCTATGGCGCCAAGCCAGAAACTAGTGTGGATCCAGAAATCGCAGGAAATGCCCAATCGAAGAAGAAACGAGGCCGTATCAATCGATCGTGGTCGAAAACGGATTGCAAAGCTTGTATGCACGTGAAGAGGAGGCAGGATGGGAGGTGGATCGTGAGCAATTTCGTGAAGGACCATAATCACGATCTCGTTATCGATGATCCCGGTTTGAGAAATgtgaggaggaagaagatgtgTGTGAGTTCGGCTCGAGCTCGAGCTGAGAGCTTCTCAGGCGACGCGCAGGTGTTGCTCGAGTATTTCTCGTCTATGCAAGACGAGAATCCCTACTTCTTTTACGCGGTTGATCTGAGCAAAGAGCAGCTTCTGAGGAATGTGTTTTGGGCTGATGCAAAAGGGAGGATTGATTATTTCAATTTCGGAGATGTGGTGTTGTTTGACACAATGTATAAAAGGAATGAGTCTAAGTTGCCATTTGTACCTTTCATTGGGATGAACAATCACTTTGAGTTCTCGCTGCTTGGCTGTGGATTTGTCGCAGACGAGAGCAAATCATCGTACGCGTGGCTGCTTCGCGCCTGGCTGAGATCAGTGCGCGGCCGAGCACCTAAGATCATCCTGACCGATCAGGACATCGTGCTGAAGGAGGCCGTGGCTGAGGTTTTCCCCGCCTCTCGACATTGCTTTGCTCTGTGGCACGTGTTTAGTAAGATCCCGGAGAAGCTAGGTTACGCGATGAGGCAGCACGAGGAGTTTGTGGAGAAGTTTCACAAGTGCATTCTCAAGTCTCAGACTGAGGAACAGTTTGAGAAACGGTGGTGGAAAATGGTCGATAGGTTCGAGCTGAGGAGCGATAAGTGGATTCAGTCGTTGCACGATGATCGCCTGAGATGGGCCCCGGTGTATATGAAAGGCGCGTTTTTGGCAGGGCTGTCGTCTCCGCAGCGTTTGGAGAGCGTGGTTTCTGCTCTAGACAGAAGCTTGCTGCGTAAGACGAGCATCAAGGAGTTTCTGCAACAGTATAAGACGATGTTAGACGAGAGATACGAGGAGGAAGCAAGAGCAGATGTCGACAGTTGGCAGAGGCAGCCGGGATTGAAGTCCCCGTCTCCGTATGGGAAACAGATGGCTCAGATATACACTCATGCCGTGTTCAAGAAGTTCCAAGCCGAGGTCTTGGGGGTGGTCGCTTGTCACCCGAAGGTGGAAGGAAGAGACGAGGATGCAACGACTGCGTTCAAAGTCCATGACTTTGAGGCAAACCAGGTTTATCGTGTAACATGGAACGAAGAGACAGAAGATGCATCGTGTGGGTGCCGGATGTTTGAGTACAACGGATTCCTTTGTAGACATGTGATGATTGTTCTTCAAATTTGCGGTGTGAATAGCATACCGGCTAAATATATCTTGCAGAGGTGGACAAAGAATGCGAAGAATGGAGAGGAAGCGAGTCGAGCTGATGGATTGGAGTCGAGGGATGAACGTTGCAGTGATCTGTACGAGCGCGCGTGTAAACTGGGCGATGTAGCTTCGTGGTGCCAAGAGACATACAGAGTTACCTTTGCTGCAGTAGAAGAGGCTGTTAGAAAGTGTGAAAACATTAACAATTCAGTCGAAAGACTCGAACACGTGTCGCTGTCACGCCCCAGTTTGCCTTCCAATAATGCTCTTCAAGAATCTGGAGGAGTAATTCAGGGCAAGACTAAAACAGAGGAAATCAACTCAGGGAAAGAAAAA GAGACAACAACTACTGGGCTGCAATGGGACCAAATG GGATATTTGAATTTTCGAGCATCAACGCTCGATTGTTGCTACGGACCACAGCAAACCGAACAAGGGATGGTGTGA